The Streptomyces sp. HSG2 genome has a segment encoding these proteins:
- the fabG gene encoding 3-oxoacyl-ACP reductase FabG → MSRSVLVTGGNRGIGLAVARRLGADGDRVAVTYRSGEPPSGMTAVPCDVLDATSVDEAFAKVEAEQGPVEVLVANAGITRDKLLIRMSEQDFTSVVDTNLTGTYRVVRRAARHLMRARSGRVVIVSSTAALSGVAGQVNYGSSKAGLIGMARSLAREFAPRGVTVNVVAPGLTDTAMSTALDDARREGIVDRIPLGRMATPEEVAAAVRFLASEEASYVTGAVLPVDGGMGMGH, encoded by the coding sequence ATGAGCCGTTCTGTCCTGGTAACCGGCGGGAATCGCGGAATCGGTCTCGCCGTCGCCCGGCGTCTCGGCGCCGACGGCGACCGAGTGGCCGTCACCTACCGCTCGGGCGAGCCGCCGAGCGGCATGACCGCCGTGCCGTGCGATGTCCTGGACGCGACCTCAGTGGACGAGGCGTTCGCCAAGGTGGAGGCGGAGCAAGGGCCGGTGGAGGTACTCGTGGCCAACGCGGGCATCACCAGGGACAAACTGCTGATCCGGATGTCCGAGCAGGACTTCACCTCGGTCGTCGACACCAATCTCACCGGCACCTACCGGGTGGTGAGACGGGCCGCGAGACACCTGATGAGGGCTCGGTCCGGGCGAGTGGTGATCGTCTCCTCGACCGCCGCGCTCAGCGGGGTGGCGGGGCAGGTCAACTACGGCTCCTCCAAAGCCGGGCTCATCGGCATGGCGCGCTCGCTCGCCCGGGAGTTCGCGCCGCGCGGGGTGACGGTGAACGTCGTCGCGCCGGGATTGACGGACACCGCGATGAGCACCGCGCTCGACGACGCGCGGCGCGAGGGAATCGTCGACCGGATCCCTCTGGGGCGGATGGCGACACCCGAGGAAGTGGCCGCGGCGGTCAGGTTCCTGGCGTCCGAGGAGGCCTCGTACGTCACCGGAGCCGTCCTGCCCGTCGACGGCGGCATGGGAATGGGGCACTGA
- a CDS encoding helix-turn-helix domain-containing protein — translation MHQEARSTATTTRHRHPLAALRAKAGYTHGEYARLIATTHDRLGFGHMAARREKVSRWESGRAVPERTAQLAIAHVHGVPEEDVDRLAWPEWLHLAHGDARQLEFPWTPAAVPEAILDAVAARRQTRQGYLMATGWAAMSLAENWVDAMTEALDWASGGAAPRHATSDREPGSIDAEPGSVLQACTRLRTLNSFAGQFTAGWLVPASEHELRYLADHFASGPPSLARVPSGAGQGLLTLAAESLSLCGFIARLQGEHVGAQRYYVAGLRCATAAGDAEIAAAIMTLHAAQYLDLRLHGEATELLQSARTVLRRSGVRVGDPALPSLIHAQIARVYAQRGDDVGRRRAIRAARNAFVSAPAQEPSTILPLRGDRWLQLLDGVSLLESGRPDQAIKCFDPVLSDHEPPLTLPPSARSLYLLRAAEAQVALGDAAGSAASVAEATALLGGVRPAASTQVRLALRTYAHLPEVEALLAAAD, via the coding sequence ATGCACCAGGAAGCTCGAAGCACGGCAACCACGACACGCCACCGCCACCCACTCGCGGCTCTCCGGGCGAAGGCCGGCTACACCCATGGGGAGTACGCCCGCCTGATCGCCACGACACACGACCGACTGGGTTTCGGCCACATGGCCGCACGCCGCGAGAAGGTCTCCCGCTGGGAGTCCGGACGAGCCGTCCCGGAACGGACGGCCCAGCTCGCCATCGCCCACGTCCACGGCGTCCCCGAGGAGGACGTCGACAGACTGGCCTGGCCGGAGTGGCTCCACCTGGCCCACGGGGACGCCCGTCAACTGGAGTTCCCCTGGACCCCGGCCGCCGTGCCGGAGGCGATTCTCGACGCGGTCGCCGCCCGAAGGCAGACTCGGCAGGGGTACCTGATGGCGACCGGCTGGGCCGCGATGTCGCTCGCGGAGAACTGGGTGGACGCCATGACCGAGGCCCTGGACTGGGCCTCCGGGGGCGCGGCGCCACGCCACGCCACGAGCGACCGAGAGCCGGGGAGCATCGACGCCGAACCGGGTTCGGTGCTCCAGGCGTGCACCCGGTTGCGCACGCTCAACTCCTTCGCCGGACAGTTCACCGCCGGGTGGCTCGTCCCGGCGAGCGAGCACGAACTGCGCTATCTGGCAGACCACTTCGCCTCCGGACCGCCCTCCCTCGCCCGTGTCCCCTCGGGGGCGGGCCAAGGTCTGCTCACACTGGCGGCCGAGAGCCTCTCGCTGTGCGGCTTCATCGCCAGACTTCAAGGCGAACACGTCGGTGCTCAGCGGTACTACGTGGCGGGACTGCGCTGCGCGACAGCCGCGGGCGACGCGGAGATCGCGGCGGCGATCATGACCTTGCACGCCGCCCAGTACCTGGACCTGAGGCTGCACGGGGAGGCGACCGAGCTGCTCCAGTCCGCGCGCACGGTCCTGCGTCGCTCCGGGGTCCGGGTCGGGGATCCCGCGCTGCCGTCCCTGATACACGCTCAGATCGCCAGGGTGTACGCCCAGCGCGGTGACGACGTCGGGCGACGACGCGCGATCCGCGCCGCGCGCAACGCCTTCGTCAGCGCTCCCGCCCAGGAACCGTCGACGATCCTCCCTCTCCGCGGGGACCGCTGGCTTCAACTCCTGGACGGCGTGTCCCTCCTGGAGTCGGGGCGGCCGGATCAGGCGATCAAGTGCTTCGACCCCGTGCTCTCCGATCACGAGCCCCCGCTGACACTGCCGCCGTCGGCGCGGTCGCTGTACTTGCTCCGGGCGGCCGAGGCCCAGGTGGCACTCGGTGACGCGGCCGGCAGCGCCGCGTCCGTCGCCGAGGCCACGGCACTCCTCGGCGGCGTCCGCCCGGCGGCCTCGACCCAGGTCCGCCTCGCGCTACGGACGTACGCGCACCTTCCCGAGGTGGAGGCCCTGCTCGCAGCGGCCGACTGA
- a CDS encoding long-chain fatty acid--CoA ligase — protein MREFSVPAMYSVPPDGNLADIVVRNAEKHPDRPVLARKMSGQWRDVTAAAFLAEVRAVAKGLVASGVRPGDRVALMSRTRYEWTLVDFAIWYAGAVSVPVYETSSAEQVEWNIGDSGAVACVVETAAHQVVLDEVGSRLPALRNVWQFEAGGIDELIAAGAEVRDDRLEEARASAGPDSLATINYTSGTTGRPKGCVLTHRNFLAECGNTIARNTPLFREDSSVLLFLPLAHVLARVVEVGAMMAPVKLGHAGDLKNLTEELAQFRPTFLLGVPRVFEKVYNSARAQARAGGKERIFEMAADTAIAYSRALETPSGPGLGLKLRHAVADRLVFGRLRAALGGRSTHAISGGAALGERLGHFYRGLGLTVLEGYGLAESCAATTLNPWDRQKIGTVGLPLPCSSVKIAEDGEILLRGDNVFQGYWNNEEATRTALVDGWFHTGDIGALDQEGYLRITGRKKEILVTAGGKNVAPAVIEDRIRAHALVGECMVVGEGRPFVGALVTLDEEFLPRWAEQHGKPKDTPVSVLRKDPDLLSEIQRAVDDGNAAVSKAEAVREFRILDNQFTEASGHLTPSLKLKRSVVMRDYSDEIEAIYR, from the coding sequence TTGCGCGAGTTCAGCGTCCCGGCCATGTACTCCGTCCCCCCGGACGGCAACTTGGCGGACATCGTCGTCCGCAACGCGGAGAAGCACCCCGATCGGCCGGTGCTCGCACGCAAGATGTCCGGCCAGTGGCGGGACGTCACCGCCGCGGCCTTTCTGGCCGAGGTCAGGGCGGTGGCCAAGGGACTGGTCGCCTCCGGCGTTCGCCCCGGGGACCGGGTCGCCCTGATGTCCCGCACCCGCTACGAGTGGACCCTGGTGGACTTCGCGATCTGGTACGCGGGGGCGGTCTCCGTCCCGGTGTACGAGACCTCGTCGGCCGAGCAGGTCGAGTGGAACATCGGTGACTCCGGCGCCGTCGCCTGCGTCGTCGAGACCGCCGCACACCAGGTCGTCCTGGATGAGGTCGGATCCCGTCTTCCCGCGCTTCGGAACGTCTGGCAGTTCGAGGCGGGCGGCATCGACGAACTGATCGCCGCCGGGGCCGAGGTGAGGGACGACCGGCTGGAGGAGGCTCGCGCCTCGGCCGGCCCCGACTCCCTCGCCACCATCAACTACACCTCCGGCACCACCGGAAGACCCAAGGGCTGTGTGCTGACCCACCGCAACTTCCTCGCGGAGTGCGGCAACACCATCGCGCGCAACACCCCGCTGTTCCGCGAGGACTCCTCCGTCCTGCTGTTCCTTCCACTCGCGCACGTACTCGCGCGCGTGGTCGAGGTCGGTGCCATGATGGCTCCGGTCAAGCTGGGGCACGCCGGCGACCTCAAGAACCTCACCGAGGAACTCGCCCAGTTCCGACCGACTTTCCTGCTGGGCGTTCCCCGGGTCTTCGAGAAGGTGTACAACTCGGCGCGTGCCCAGGCCAGGGCAGGCGGCAAGGAGCGGATCTTCGAGATGGCGGCCGACACCGCCATCGCCTACAGCCGGGCCCTCGAAACGCCGTCCGGGCCCGGCCTCGGGCTGAAGCTTCGGCACGCGGTGGCCGACCGCCTTGTCTTCGGCAGGCTGCGCGCGGCCCTCGGTGGCCGCAGCACCCACGCCATCTCCGGTGGTGCCGCCCTCGGCGAACGTCTCGGCCACTTCTACCGAGGCCTCGGTCTCACCGTGCTTGAGGGCTACGGCCTGGCCGAGTCCTGCGCCGCCACCACCCTCAACCCCTGGGACCGGCAGAAGATCGGCACGGTCGGGTTGCCGCTGCCGTGCAGCTCGGTGAAGATCGCCGAGGACGGGGAGATCCTCCTCCGGGGCGACAACGTCTTCCAGGGGTACTGGAACAACGAGGAGGCGACCCGGACCGCCCTGGTCGACGGATGGTTCCACACCGGGGACATCGGCGCCCTCGACCAGGAGGGATATCTGCGCATCACGGGGCGCAAGAAGGAGATCCTGGTCACCGCGGGAGGCAAGAACGTGGCCCCGGCGGTGATCGAGGACCGCATCCGGGCACACGCCCTCGTCGGCGAGTGCATGGTCGTGGGCGAGGGCAGACCCTTCGTCGGTGCCCTGGTCACCCTGGACGAGGAGTTCCTGCCACGCTGGGCCGAGCAGCACGGCAAGCCGAAGGACACCCCCGTCTCGGTCCTGCGGAAGGACCCCGACCTGCTCTCCGAGATCCAACGCGCCGTCGACGACGGCAACGCGGCGGTCTCCAAGGCCGAGGCGGTCCGTGAGTTCCGCATCCTGGACAACCAGTTCACCGAGGCCTCCGGCCACTTGACGCCGTCCCTCAAACTGAAGCGAAGCGTCGTCATGCGGGACTACTCGGACGAGATCGAGGCCATCTACCGCTGA
- a CDS encoding endo-beta-N-acetylglucosaminidase H — protein MFNLVRNRARAAALALSAVVTAFAFGTTGASAATAPMDASTKQGPISVAYVEVNDNSILNVGKYKLADSGENAFDVAIIFAANINYDTETQSAYLHFNENVQRVLDNAETEIRPLQRQGIKVVLSVLGNHQGAGFANFPSQQAASAFAKEMSDTVAEYGLDGIDFDDEYAEYGANGTGLPNASSFVHLVTALRANMPDKIITLYHFGPSASRLSYGGVDISSSFDYSFNPYYGTWLVPNVALPKSRLSPAAVEIGRTPQSTVARLAERTVDEDYGVFLTYNLDGTDRSADVSAFTRELYGSEAVYTP, from the coding sequence ATGTTCAATCTGGTACGGAACAGGGCGAGGGCAGCGGCTCTCGCCCTCTCGGCCGTTGTCACGGCCTTCGCCTTCGGCACGACCGGGGCGTCCGCCGCGACCGCGCCCATGGACGCCTCCACGAAGCAGGGGCCGATCTCGGTGGCCTACGTCGAGGTCAACGACAACAGCATCCTCAACGTCGGCAAGTACAAGCTCGCCGACAGCGGGGAGAACGCCTTCGACGTCGCCATCATCTTCGCGGCGAACATCAACTACGACACGGAGACGCAGTCGGCGTACCTGCACTTCAACGAGAACGTTCAGCGCGTCCTGGACAACGCCGAGACGGAGATACGCCCGCTGCAACGGCAGGGAATCAAGGTCGTGCTCTCCGTGCTCGGCAACCACCAGGGGGCGGGGTTCGCCAACTTCCCCTCGCAGCAGGCGGCTTCCGCGTTCGCCAAGGAAATGTCGGACACGGTCGCCGAGTACGGCCTCGACGGCATCGACTTCGATGACGAGTACGCCGAGTACGGTGCGAACGGCACCGGCCTGCCCAACGCCAGTTCGTTCGTGCACCTGGTGACGGCGCTCAGGGCGAACATGCCGGACAAGATCATCACCCTCTACCACTTCGGCCCCTCGGCGTCGCGCCTCTCCTACGGCGGCGTCGACATCTCCTCCTCCTTCGACTACTCCTTCAACCCGTACTACGGCACCTGGCTGGTCCCGAACGTCGCGCTGCCGAAGTCACGACTGTCGCCCGCGGCGGTCGAGATCGGTCGAACGCCTCAGAGCACGGTCGCCCGCCTCGCCGAGCGCACCGTCGACGAGGACTACGGCGTCTTCCTGACGTACAACCTCGACGGCACCGATCGCAGCGCAGACGTATCGGCCTTCACGCGAGAGCTGTACGGCAGTGAGGCCGTCTACACCCCGTAG
- a CDS encoding alpha/beta hydrolase, with product MTTPPGRPRGAVLLALAVALAATSLNGCGTPGDSSDAPEADDPVASAGLRDFYTQRLSWEPCGDEECSTLRVPMDYSTPGDGDTFTLPLIRTTATDRSDRVGSLVVNPGGPGESGVALLQDGGAQLFGERIRARFDIVGFDPRGVAGSEPAVDCGAEDEVGTVADDAPRPLHPATEEQRQAALAEAESTVRACEKHSGSILPHVGTLDAARDMDVLRAALGDEELTYLGWSYGTALGTSFGEQFPEKVRAMVLDGAVDPALGWAERAASQATGFRQAVDDYADYCAEVVGDSCPAETPDGIRALVQGLYESTAREPLPADGEYGEVDPQTLHNALVTSMYTPEDQWEPLSLALGEAATGDGTGLLEIALGEEDSAEAAHGFADRGTSRRRDAGRQDVTEEGRPDNSDVAITAVDCVDIPHPEDPREYWKALEEARLAEGDFGSESVLAALGCRGWPQRGPGPHRVVAEGLPPVLVVGTTGDPATPYHEAESLVRQLPQAMLLTFDALGHTAYGRGSGCVDDAVDDYLLDLKAVEPGKTC from the coding sequence TTGACCACTCCTCCCGGTCGGCCTCGCGGCGCCGTCCTCCTGGCCCTGGCGGTAGCGCTCGCGGCCACGTCACTCAACGGGTGCGGCACGCCCGGAGATTCCTCCGACGCCCCGGAGGCCGACGACCCGGTCGCCTCCGCCGGACTTCGCGACTTCTACACCCAGAGGCTGAGCTGGGAGCCCTGCGGCGACGAGGAGTGCTCCACACTGCGAGTCCCGATGGACTACTCGACACCGGGCGACGGCGACACCTTCACGCTCCCGCTCATCCGCACCACCGCGACCGACAGGTCCGACCGCGTCGGCTCCCTGGTCGTCAACCCCGGCGGCCCCGGTGAGTCCGGAGTGGCCCTCCTCCAGGACGGTGGCGCCCAGTTGTTCGGCGAGCGAATACGTGCCCGCTTCGACATCGTCGGTTTCGACCCACGGGGAGTCGCGGGCAGCGAACCCGCCGTCGACTGCGGCGCGGAGGACGAGGTCGGGACGGTGGCCGATGACGCGCCACGTCCGCTCCACCCCGCGACGGAGGAACAACGCCAAGCCGCCCTTGCCGAGGCCGAGAGCACGGTGCGGGCCTGCGAGAAGCACAGCGGCTCGATCCTTCCGCACGTCGGAACTCTCGACGCGGCCCGCGACATGGACGTGCTCCGCGCGGCGCTGGGCGACGAAGAACTCACCTATCTGGGATGGTCCTACGGGACGGCCTTGGGCACGAGCTTCGGCGAGCAGTTCCCCGAGAAGGTCCGTGCCATGGTGCTGGACGGGGCCGTCGACCCGGCGCTCGGCTGGGCCGAGCGGGCGGCGAGCCAGGCCACAGGGTTCCGCCAAGCGGTCGACGACTACGCCGACTACTGCGCGGAAGTGGTAGGGGACTCGTGTCCCGCCGAGACACCCGATGGCATCCGCGCACTGGTTCAAGGCCTCTACGAGAGCACCGCGCGAGAGCCGCTCCCGGCCGACGGCGAGTACGGGGAAGTCGACCCGCAGACACTCCACAACGCCCTCGTCACGTCGATGTACACCCCCGAGGACCAGTGGGAGCCGCTCTCCCTCGCCTTGGGCGAGGCGGCCACCGGCGACGGGACCGGTCTCCTGGAGATCGCGCTCGGGGAGGAGGATTCGGCAGAGGCCGCGCACGGGTTCGCGGACCGCGGTACCTCGCGACGCCGGGACGCCGGTCGACAGGACGTCACGGAGGAAGGCCGGCCCGACAATTCGGATGTGGCCATCACCGCGGTCGACTGCGTCGACATCCCCCACCCCGAAGACCCGCGGGAGTATTGGAAGGCCTTGGAGGAAGCGCGCCTCGCCGAGGGCGACTTCGGATCCGAGAGCGTACTCGCCGCACTGGGGTGCAGGGGTTGGCCGCAGCGTGGACCCGGCCCGCATCGCGTGGTCGCGGAAGGTCTGCCCCCGGTCCTCGTGGTGGGTACCACCGGCGACCCGGCCACGCCCTACCACGAGGCGGAGAGCCTGGTCCGACAACTCCCCCAGGCCATGCTGTTGACCTTTGACGCCCTCGGGCACACCGCGTACGGGCGTGGCAGCGGCTGCGTGGACGACGCCGTGGACGACTACCTCCTCGATCTCAAAGCGGTCGAGCCGGGGAAGACGTGCTGA
- a CDS encoding amino acid permease has product MTSLRVEKHAGETGDTSREGYERGLGSRQVQMIAIGGAIGVGLFMGAGANIAKAGPGIILMYALAGVVIFFIMRALGELLLYRPVSGSFAEYAREFLGPFFGFATGWTYWLMWVVTGMAELTAAAIYVHFWFPGIPQWVSALVFLVVLFGVNLISVKIFGEVEFWFSMVKITAIIGMIVIGLGVLTLGFSEAGETATVSNLWSHGGIFPNGIGSSLMTLQGVMFAYLAVELVGVTAGESENPEKTLPKAINTLPWRIIIFYVGALVVILSVVKWTEFSAGESPFVHAFEKIGIPFAAGVVNFVVLTAALSSCNSGMYSTGRMLRDLASNGEAPRSFGRLNARKAPSVGIAVSVTLMGVGVALNYVVPEKAFGYVVSVATAAGIWTWMMILVSHIRYRRAVEAGRLPASAFPAPGGATFSWVALVFLIGVTCMIAWDRDSRISLVVGAVWGIALAVGWTVLKRRGTRPAPSIPERTHAAPR; this is encoded by the coding sequence ATGACCTCGTTGCGGGTCGAGAAGCACGCCGGCGAGACCGGCGACACCTCGCGGGAGGGCTACGAGCGCGGTCTCGGCAGCCGTCAGGTCCAGATGATCGCCATCGGCGGCGCCATCGGCGTCGGCCTCTTCATGGGGGCCGGGGCGAACATCGCCAAGGCGGGGCCCGGCATCATCCTCATGTACGCCCTCGCGGGTGTCGTGATCTTCTTCATCATGCGCGCCCTCGGGGAACTTCTGCTCTACCGACCCGTCTCGGGCTCTTTCGCGGAATACGCCCGCGAGTTCCTCGGGCCCTTCTTCGGATTCGCGACCGGCTGGACGTACTGGCTCATGTGGGTCGTCACCGGCATGGCGGAACTCACCGCGGCCGCCATCTACGTGCACTTCTGGTTCCCCGGGATTCCCCAGTGGGTCAGCGCGCTGGTGTTCCTGGTGGTGCTCTTCGGCGTCAACCTGATCTCGGTGAAGATCTTCGGCGAGGTCGAGTTCTGGTTCTCCATGGTCAAGATCACCGCGATCATCGGCATGATCGTGATCGGTCTCGGCGTGCTCACTCTCGGATTCTCCGAAGCCGGAGAGACGGCGACGGTCTCCAACCTCTGGTCGCACGGCGGGATCTTCCCGAACGGCATCGGCTCCAGTCTGATGACCCTCCAGGGGGTCATGTTCGCCTACCTCGCCGTCGAGCTGGTGGGCGTCACCGCCGGCGAGTCCGAGAACCCCGAGAAGACCCTCCCCAAGGCCATCAACACACTGCCCTGGCGCATCATCATCTTCTACGTCGGCGCCCTCGTGGTGATCCTCTCGGTCGTGAAGTGGACCGAGTTCTCGGCCGGGGAAAGCCCGTTCGTCCACGCGTTCGAGAAGATCGGGATACCCTTCGCCGCGGGGGTCGTGAACTTCGTCGTCCTGACGGCCGCGTTGTCGTCCTGCAACTCGGGCATGTACTCCACCGGGCGCATGCTCCGCGATCTGGCCTCCAACGGCGAGGCACCTCGGTCCTTCGGACGACTGAACGCGCGCAAGGCCCCCTCGGTGGGCATCGCCGTCTCGGTCACGCTCATGGGCGTCGGTGTCGCCCTGAACTACGTCGTCCCGGAGAAGGCGTTCGGCTACGTCGTCTCCGTGGCCACCGCCGCGGGCATCTGGACCTGGATGATGATCCTCGTCAGCCACATCCGCTACCGCCGCGCCGTCGAAGCGGGCCGCCTGCCGGCATCGGCCTTCCCCGCGCCCGGGGGAGCCACGTTCAGCTGGGTGGCCTTGGTCTTCCTGATCGGCGTCACCTGCATGATCGCCTGGGATCGGGACTCCAGGATCTCCCTGGTGGTGGGCGCGGTCTGGGGCATCGCCCTGGCCGTCGGCTGGACCGTCCTGAAGAGGCGTGGCACGCGCCCCGCCCCGAGCATTCCGGAGCGAACACACGCCGCTCCTCGTTGA
- a CDS encoding lamin tail domain-containing protein, translated as MSRTHRVASLMTTALLTGAMVSAAAVPASAGEYRGRRDRHSAVAISEIQYNAPGRDRWNNRSVNREYFTVKNTSRRSVQMRNYTVTDRRGHTYRFRGLRLRGGQEVVVHSGFGRDNRRHVYQDSRRHLYDNRRGALVLRDKRGHRVDRCSWNRWDRGHTYC; from the coding sequence ATGTCCCGTACCCACCGTGTCGCGTCGCTGATGACCACGGCCCTGCTCACGGGTGCCATGGTGTCGGCCGCCGCCGTACCGGCCTCCGCCGGCGAGTATCGCGGCCGCCGGGACCGCCACAGCGCGGTCGCGATCAGTGAGATCCAGTACAACGCTCCCGGTCGGGATCGTTGGAACAACCGATCGGTGAACCGAGAGTACTTCACCGTCAAGAACACCTCCCGTCGCAGCGTTCAAATGCGCAACTACACGGTGACCGACCGTCGGGGGCACACCTACCGCTTCCGCGGGCTGCGCCTGCGCGGCGGACAGGAGGTGGTCGTCCACTCCGGCTTCGGCCGTGACAACCGCCGTCACGTCTACCAGGACAGTCGCCGTCACCTCTACGACAACCGTCGTGGCGCACTCGTCCTGCGGGACAAGCGCGGCCACAGGGTCGACCGGTGCTCGTGGAACCGCTGGGACCGAGGTCACACCTACTGCTGA
- a CDS encoding AAA family ATPase: MRRHILTGTPGAGKTSILRRLAEHGYPVVEEAATTIIERAQARGEDEPWTRTSFIDEVVELQRQRQLEAHTTGPVQVFDRSPICTHALATYWGRPVSRALSTEIERITRDEVYEPRVLFVRNLGFCEPTSARRIGFREALAFERIHEQSYRAFGFTLIDITAGDLVDRVAEVRSHITRPDS; encoded by the coding sequence ATGCGACGCCACATACTCACCGGAACACCGGGCGCGGGCAAGACGTCCATCCTGAGGCGCCTGGCGGAGCACGGCTACCCCGTCGTCGAGGAAGCCGCGACCACGATCATCGAACGGGCGCAGGCCCGTGGCGAGGACGAGCCGTGGACACGAACATCCTTCATCGACGAGGTCGTCGAGCTGCAGAGGCAAAGGCAGTTGGAAGCTCACACCACAGGCCCCGTGCAGGTGTTCGACAGATCACCGATCTGCACACACGCGCTCGCGACCTACTGGGGAAGGCCGGTGTCGCGCGCGCTGTCGACCGAGATCGAACGGATCACTCGCGACGAGGTGTACGAGCCCCGGGTGCTCTTCGTCCGCAATCTTGGATTCTGCGAGCCCACCAGCGCCCGACGGATCGGCTTCCGAGAGGCGTTGGCATTCGAGAGGATTCACGAACAGAGCTACCGCGCGTTCGGGTTCACGCTCATCGACATCACCGCCGGCGACTTGGTCGATCGCGTCGCGGAAGTCAGGTCGCACATCACCCGACCCGACTCTTGA
- a CDS encoding peptidase E, which produces MTASEPTILATSGGHRVGGRTRVMFDALVHHAVDLSGAHGRRPRVMYVGTAIGDAEHFTARMAEAARTAGFDLTPLHLFPMPNLEDIEGSLLDHDVVWVMGGSVVNLLAVWRAHGLDRAMRRAWRAGVVLSGVSAGSLCWFRGGATDSFGPELCPVTDALGFLPYGNGVHYDSDPGRRPLIHRLVADATLPAAHCTDDGVGLVYRGTELVEAVTEIPGKGAYIVQSDGSAVVEERVEPRRLV; this is translated from the coding sequence ATGACTGCTTCGGAACCGACGATCCTGGCGACCTCCGGCGGACATCGGGTCGGCGGGCGAACCAGGGTGATGTTCGACGCCCTGGTGCACCACGCGGTCGACCTCTCCGGCGCGCACGGTCGGCGCCCACGTGTGATGTACGTCGGCACCGCCATCGGGGACGCCGAGCACTTCACGGCCCGCATGGCCGAGGCCGCGCGCACGGCGGGGTTCGACCTGACGCCCCTGCACCTGTTCCCCATGCCCAACCTGGAGGACATCGAGGGCTCGCTCCTCGATCACGACGTGGTCTGGGTCATGGGAGGCTCGGTGGTCAACCTTCTCGCGGTGTGGAGAGCTCACGGTCTGGACCGCGCAATGCGCCGGGCCTGGCGGGCCGGTGTCGTGCTCAGCGGAGTCAGCGCGGGCTCTCTCTGCTGGTTCAGGGGAGGCGCGACCGACTCGTTCGGGCCGGAGCTGTGTCCCGTGACGGACGCACTCGGCTTCCTGCCCTACGGCAACGGCGTCCATTACGACTCGGACCCCGGAAGGCGCCCGTTGATCCACCGGCTCGTGGCGGACGCGACCTTGCCTGCCGCGCACTGCACGGACGACGGAGTCGGCCTGGTGTACCGGGGGACGGAACTGGTGGAAGCGGTGACCGAGATTCCCGGCAAGGGGGCGTACATCGTCCAGAGTGACGGATCGGCGGTGGTGGAGGAGCGCGTCGAGCCCCGCAGGCTGGTGTAG
- a CDS encoding ScbR family autoregulator-binding transcription factor, translating into MAQQERAVRTRQAILEAAGTVFAERGYGSTRISDVYQRAGMTKGAFYFHFGSKEQLAQEVLDTQMVSQTGYLTGYTREVKLQEVVDSALLVAHRLHFDSLLQGSIRLSIDQGSDLDRKPPYRAWVEFQARALGEAAERGELLPDIDTRAYAELLVGVFSGIQIMSGVMTGWADLEERIAHLYSVLMPLIATPETLARLDISPDLGKRLMAEHGA; encoded by the coding sequence ATGGCGCAGCAGGAGCGGGCGGTCAGGACGAGGCAGGCGATCCTGGAAGCGGCGGGCACGGTCTTCGCCGAGCGGGGCTACGGCTCGACGAGGATCTCGGACGTCTACCAGCGAGCGGGGATGACGAAGGGGGCCTTCTACTTTCACTTCGGCTCCAAGGAGCAGCTCGCCCAAGAGGTTCTGGACACCCAGATGGTCAGTCAGACCGGCTATCTCACCGGCTATACCCGCGAGGTGAAGCTGCAGGAGGTGGTGGACTCCGCGCTGCTCGTCGCCCACCGCCTTCACTTCGACAGTCTGCTGCAAGGCAGCATCAGGCTCTCCATCGACCAGGGCAGCGACCTGGATCGCAAGCCCCCCTACCGGGCATGGGTGGAGTTCCAGGCTCGCGCGCTGGGCGAGGCCGCGGAGCGCGGCGAGCTGCTGCCGGACATCGACACGCGCGCGTATGCAGAGCTTCTCGTCGGGGTCTTCTCCGGCATCCAGATCATGTCCGGAGTCATGACCGGCTGGGCCGATCTGGAGGAGCGGATCGCGCACCTGTACTCGGTCCTGATGCCCTTGATCGCCACGCCCGAGACCCTCGCGCGACTGGACATCAGCCCCGACCTCGGCAAGCGTCTCATGGCGGAGCACGGAGCGTGA